In Pleurocapsa sp. PCC 7319, the following are encoded in one genomic region:
- a CDS encoding beta/gamma crystallin-related protein produces MHKINNQTKSLHNIELFQDITSEAAEAYSGGSTVNGLADVTLFSEPGRGGVSLKTNEKIEDLSDFDFDNLTQSITVENGQTWRFYEDPNFEGDYIEVGPFTTTSAGDLAMEISSLQAIS; encoded by the coding sequence ATGCATAAAATCAACAATCAGACCAAATCTCTCCATAACATCGAATTATTTCAAGATATTACTTCTGAAGCTGCTGAAGCCTATTCTGGAGGAAGTACAGTTAATGGTCTTGCCGATGTGACTTTATTTTCTGAACCAGGTCGAGGAGGAGTTAGCCTTAAAACTAATGAAAAAATAGAAGATTTAAGTGATTTCGATTTTGACAACTTGACCCAATCTATTACTGTTGAAAATGGTCAGACTTGGAGATTCTACGAAGATCCCAATTTTGAGGGAGACTACATTGAGGTAGGACCATTTACGACTACAAGTGCTGGCGATTTAGCAATGGAAATCTCTTCTTTACAAGCCATAAGCTAG
- a CDS encoding beta/gamma crystallin-related protein encodes MSKINNQSNRLYNINFVQDITPETAANYSGGANFSFDSLAEGEILLYKDPDATGQRLGVSGADIGEVINIGLDSNGNETTFNDTVSSIVVNEGTWRFYTNVGEGDTGVLAPGGYNLGANDDAITSIERIA; translated from the coding sequence ATGTCTAAGATTAACAATCAGTCCAATCGACTATATAACATTAACTTCGTGCAAGATATTACACCTGAGACTGCTGCTAATTATAGTGGTGGTGCCAATTTTTCTTTTGACAGTCTTGCTGAAGGAGAAATATTGTTATACAAGGATCCTGACGCAACAGGACAGAGATTGGGTGTAAGTGGTGCGGATATAGGTGAGGTGATTAATATTGGTTTGGATTCCAATGGTAACGAAACTACTTTTAACGATACCGTTTCATCAATCGTAGTTAACGAGGGTACATGGCGGTTCTATACTAATGTCGGAGAGGGTGATACAGGTGTTTTAGCACCAGGAGGCTATAATCTTGGTGCTAATGATGATGCGATTACCTCTATTGAGCGTATAGCTTAA